The DNA region TTGTCGACCAGTACGCTCAACCAGCGTCTTGCAGCGCTGGCACAATGGCACCAAGGCCAAGGTTTTCCCGATCCCACCAAAAGCCCGCTGGTAAAAAAGGTAATGAAAGGCATCCAGGCATTGCATCCGTCCCGTCCCCAACAAGCAAAACCCCTGGTGATCACACAGTTGGAATGCATTGATGGAAGTCTCGCACAACAGCTCGACGCTGGCGCGACCCGGACGCAACAACTCAGAATTCTGCGTGATCGAGCGATACTGCTTCTTGGGTTCTGGCGGGGTTTTCGCAGCGATGAGCTGAGCCGAGTCTGCGTTGAACACCTGGAGTTATGCCCGGGTGAAGGCATGGTACTTTATCTACCCCATACCAAAACGAAGTACGTGGGAGCCACGTTCAAGGTGCCTGCCTTGCAACGATTATGTCCGGTCGAGGCCTGCCATACATGGCTTATGGCGTCGGGCCTGACGCAAGGGCCGTTGTTTCCCGCTATTGATCGCTGGGGTCACCAGGGGACGAAATTCATGCACCCGACAAGTTTCATTGCAATACTGCGGAACCTCATCAATGGAGCCGGTATTGCGAATGCCGATCAGTTTTCCAGCCACTCACTTCGCCGTGGCTTTGCCACTTGGGCCAACGCCAATGGTTGGGACCTGAAAGCCACCATGGAATACATCGGCTGGAAGGATGTCCGCTCCGCCATGCGCTACATCGATACCGATCCGTTTGCCACCAGCGCGCTGGCGCTACCTTCCTAAGAACAAACCACCCATTGCAATTGTTCTCTTTTCAATCGGCTATCCCGTGAGGGATCGTCCATAGCCTTTCTCATTTTTGGATCTTTGTATGATTTGGATCACGGGATGATCAGTCGTCGTGTGCTGCATTTATCATCCTTTGGTAGATTGTATGAAAAAAATTCGCTACATTGATCCAGTCGCACTATCCAGGGATGAAGTCGAATAGCGGAAAATGCACCAAATGCGTGCATTTTTTGGATTGTACACACGAAAATAGCGAGATTAGGGGGAGAAAGCGGGAGGCAATGACAGTAAGAGCGACCTTCGATACCTACGAGACGCTGTTAAAAGCGTACGACTATTTTAATGAAGCACTCTTCGGTGGGCAACTCCCGGAAGTGATCATTACGTATCATCGTCAGCGTAAAGTCATGGGTTATGCCTCGATTGGGCGGTGGGTGAATGCTCAGCGCCAGTATGTCGATGAACTCGCGGTCAATCCAGAATATTTCGCCAAATATCCCTTGATCGAAA from Cellvibrio japonicus Ueda107 includes:
- a CDS encoding site-specific integrase, with the translated sequence MSDIDRYIQAATRDNTRRSYQSAIEHFEVEWAGFLPATADSVARYLANYAGQLSTSTLNQRLAALAQWHQGQGFPDPTKSPLVKKVMKGIQALHPSRPQQAKPLVITQLECIDGSLAQQLDAGATRTQQLRILRDRAILLLGFWRGFRSDELSRVCVEHLELCPGEGMVLYLPHTKTKYVGATFKVPALQRLCPVEACHTWLMASGLTQGPLFPAIDRWGHQGTKFMHPTSFIAILRNLINGAGIANADQFSSHSLRRGFATWANANGWDLKATMEYIGWKDVRSAMRYIDTDPFATSALALPS